The Ziziphus jujuba cultivar Dongzao chromosome 7, ASM3175591v1 genome includes a region encoding these proteins:
- the LOC107425153 gene encoding UDP-glycosyltransferase 91A1-like, giving the protein MAKEETKLHIAMFPWLAFGHMNPFLELAKLIAQKGHLISFISTPRNIDRLPKLPPNLSSQINFIRISLPRSENLPEEAQATIDLPREQVPYLKNAHDLLQDTMSQLLQSSKPDWVVYDFTAHWLSDIARNLGIRSVFFSIFTASCLSFMGPTLTPDDRNKPEDYTVAPYWVPFPSNIAYRMFEVKVIYDGITGDDGAMSTFRSFVEVLRGCDVVAVRTCSEFEPEWSNLLPDVHRKPVFPVGVLAPKPVVNGDSNHDWGWIKKWLDSQPQRSVVYIAFGTEAKLRQDELTEIAHGLELSGLPFFWVLRLHHDPMDSELQLPEGFEERTKGRGIVCTTWAPQLNILAHDSVGGFLSHSGWSSVIEALQFSIPLVLFTIANDQGLNCSLFVDKKVGYPIPRDEYDGSFTRQGVADSLRLVVVEEEGKCYREKAQEMSKLFGDKVRQESVEKDFELSALYTW; this is encoded by the exons ATGGCCAAAGAAGAAACTAAGCTTCATATAGCCATGTTTCCATGGCTAGCTTTTGGTCACATGAATCCATTCCTAGAGCTTGCTAAGCTCATCGCTCAAAAGGGTCATCTTATCTCTTTCATTTCCACTCCAAGAAACATCGATCGCCTTCCTAAACTTCCTCCAAATCTTTCTTCTCAAATCAACTTCATCAGAATCTCACTTCCTCGCTCAGAGAACCTCCCTGAAGAAGCTCAAGCCACCATAGACTTGCCAAGAGAACAAGTCCCTTACCTAAAGAACGCGCACGATCTTCTTCAAGATACGATGTCCCAGCTACTCCAATCCTCGAAACCAGATTGGGTTGTGTACGATTTCACAGCTCACTGGTTATCAGACATAGCTAGAAACTTGGGAATTCGGAGCGTCTTCTTCTCCATATTCACTGCGTCATGTTTGTCATTCATGGGACCAACACTGACTCCCGATGATCGAAACAAGCCAGAGGATTACACAGTGGCACCCTATTGGGTTCCATTCCCATCTAACATAGCATATCGAATGTTCGAGGTTAAAGTAATCTATGACGGTATAACCGGCGATGACGGAGCTATGTCGACTTTCCGTAGTTTCGTAGAGGTTTTGAGAGGTTGCGATGTTGTGGCGGTGAGAACTTGCTCGGAGTTCGAACCGGAATGGTCGAATCTTTTGCCAGATGTTCATCGGAAGCCGGTTTTTCCGGTTGGTGTTCTAGCACCAAAACCGGTCGTCAATGGAGACAGCAATCACGATTGGGGGTGGATTAAGAAGTGGTTAGACTCGCAACCTCAACGCTCGGTAGTATACATTGCGTTTGGTACAGAAGCCAAACTTAGACAAGACGAGCTCACCGAGATAGCTCATGGATTGGAGCTATCTGGATTGCCTTTCTTCTGGGTTCTTAGACTCCATCATGATCCAATGGATTCTGAGCTTCAACTACCAGAAGGGTTCGAAGAACGAACCAAAGGCCGCGGAATTGTGTGCACCACTTGGGCACCTCAGCTCAATATTTTAGCTCATGACTCTGTTGGAGGGTTCTTGAGCCATTCAGGATGGAGCTCAGTGATTGAAGCTCTTCAGTTTTCAATACCGCTTGTGTTATTCACCATTGCCAACGATCAAGGTCTGAATTGCTCTCTTTTTGTGGATAAAAAGGTTGGGTATCCGATTCCTAGAGATGAATACGACGGGTCGTTTACGAGGCAAGGCGTGGCTGATTCGCTGAGACTTGTTGTtgtggaagaagaagggaagtgTTATAGAGAAAAGGCTCAGGAGATGAGCAAGTTGTTTGGTGACAAGGTTAGACAAGAAAG CGTTGAAAAGGATTTTGAGCTGTCAGCTTTGTACACGTGGTGA
- the LOC107425154 gene encoding UDP-glycosyltransferase 91A1-like has product MSTATANEEAKLHIAMFPWLAFGHMNPFLELAKLIAQKGHRISFISTPRNIDRLPKLAPNLFSLINFVKISLPRSDNLPEEAQATIDLPREQVPHLKNAHDRLQDSMAQFLESLKPDWVVYDFSAHWLPNIARSLGIPSVFFSIFTASCLTFTGPTLTDDDRNKPEDYIVPPYWVPFPSKIAYRLFEVLKIYDGLTGDDGSISVYRSFVEVLRGCDVVVVRTCSEFEPEWLNLLQDVHRKPVFPVGVLAPKVTDDNNEDNNEEWRSIKEWLDLQPKRSVVYIAFGTEAKLGQDELTEIAHGLELSGLPFFWVLRLHHDPMDSELKLPEGFEERSKGRGIVRTTWAPQLKILAHDSVGGFLSHSGWSSVVEALQFSTPLVLFTIANDQGLNCSLFVEKKIGYAIPRDEQDGSFTRQGVADSLRLVVVEEEGKCYRDKAKEMSELFGDKVRQENYVDKFVDHLITTRPPKEAEDYGKKVDENV; this is encoded by the coding sequence ATGTCAACAGCGACGGCGAATGAAGAAGCTAAGCTTCACATTGCCATGTTTCCATGGCTAGCCTTTGGCCACATGAATCCATTTCTAGAGCTTGCCAAGCTCATCGCTCAAAAGGGTCATCGTATCTCTTTCATTTCCACCCCAAGAAACATCGATCGCCTCCCTAAACTTGCTCCTAATCTTTTCTCCCTAATCAACTTCGTCAAAATCTCACTGCCTCGCTCAGACAACCTCCCTGAAGAAGCCCAGGCCACCATAGACTTGCCAAGAGAACAGGTCCCGCACTTAAAGAACGCACACGATCGTCTTCAGGATTCCATGGCCCAATTTCTCGAATCTTTGAAACCAGATTGGGTTGTATATGATTTCTCAGCTCACTGGTTACCAAATATTGCCAGGAGCTTGGGCATTCCGAGCGTCTTCTTCTCCATATTCACTGCCTCCTGTTTGACCTTCACGGGTCCAACCCTGACTGACGATGATCGCAACAAGCCTGAGGATTACATAGTCCCACCCTATTGGGTTCCATTCCCATCCAAGATAGCATATCGGTTGTTCGAGGTTTTAAAAATCTACGATGGTCTAACCGGTGATGATGGATCTATTTCGGTTTACCGAAGCTTCGTAGAAGTTTTGAGGGGTTGTGATGTTGTGGTTGTGAGAACTTGCTCGGAGTTCGAACCCGAATGGTTGAATCTTTTGCAAGATGTTCACCGGAAGCCTGTTTTTCCGGTTGGTGTGCTAGCACCAAAAGTAACAGACGACAATAATGAAGACAACAACGAAGAATGGAGGTCCATCAAGGAGTGGTTAGATTTGCAACCTAAACGCTCGGTGGTGTATATTGCGTTTGGCACGGAAGCCAAACTTGGACAAGACGAGCTCACTGAGATAGCTCATGGATTAGAGCTATCTGGATTGCCTTTCTTCTGGGTTCTTAGACTCCATCATGATCCAATGGATTCTGAGCTTAAGCTACCAGAAGGGTTCGAAGAACGAAGCAAAGGTCGAGGAATTGTGCGCACCACTTGGGCACCTCAGCTCAAGATTTTAGCTCATGACTCTGTTGGAGGGTTCTTGAGCCATTCAGGATGGAGTTCTGTGGTGGAAGCTCTTCAGTTTTCGACACCGCTTGTGTTATTCACCATTGCCAACGATCAAGGTCTAAACTGCTCGCTTTTTGTGGAGAAAAAAATTGGGTATGCGATTCCTAGAGACGAACAGGACGGGTCATTTACGAGGCAAGGTGTGGCTGATTCCCTGAGACTTGTTGTTGTGGAAGAAGAGGGAAAGTGTTATAGAGACAAGGCCAAGGAAATGAGTGAGCTGTTTGGTGACAAGGTTAGACAGGAAAATTATGTGGATAAGTTTGTAGATCACCTTATAACTACCAGACCTCCAAAAGAAGCAGAAGATTATGGAAAGAAAGTTGATGAAAATGTCTAG
- the LOC107425135 gene encoding UDP-glycosyltransferase 91A1-like produces the protein MAKEEAKLHIAMFPWLAFGHMNPFLELAKLIAQKGHRISFISTPRNIDRLPKLPPNLSFLINFVKISLPQSENLPDEAQATIDLPREKVPHLKNAHDRLQDSMAQFLQSSKPDWVVYDFSAHWLPNTARNLGIPSVFFSIFTASSLSFMCPTLTDDDRNKPEDYTVPPYWVPFPTKVAYRLFEVLKIYDNVSGDDGAISVFRSFVEVLRGCDVVAVRTCTEFEPEWLNLLQDVHRKPLFPVGVLAPKATDDEEWRSIKEWLDLQPKRSVVYIAFGTEAKLRQDELTEIAHGLELSGLPFFWVLRLHHGPLDSELQLPEGFEERSKGRGIVCTTWAPQIKILAHDSVGGFLSHSGWSSVVEALQFSIPLVFFTIANDQGLNCSLFVEKKIGYAIPRDERDGSFTRQGVADSLRLVAVEEEGKCYRDKAKEMSELFGDKVRQAKYVDKFVDHLITNRPQKKAEDYGKKVNENV, from the coding sequence ATGGCCAAAGAAGAAGCTAAGCTTCATATAGCAATGTTTCCATGGCTGGCCTTTGGCCACATGAATCCGTTTCTAGAGCTTGCCAAGCTCATCGCTCAAAAGGGTCATCGTATCTCTTTCATTTCCACACCAAGAAACATTGATCGCCTTCCTAAACTCCCTccaaatctttcctttctaatcAACTTCGTCAAAATCTCACTGCCTCAGTCAGAGAACCTCCCCGACGAAGCCCAAGCCACCATAGACTTGCCAAGAGAAAAAGTCCCGCACTTAAAGAACGCACACGATCGTCTCCAAGATTCCATGGCCCAATTTCTTCAATCTTCGAAACCTGATTGGGTTGTATATGATTTCTCAGCTCACTGGCTACCAAATACAGCTAGGAACTTGGGAATTCCGAGCGTCTTCTTCTCCATATTCACTGCCTCCTCTTTGTCCTTCATGTGTCCAACACTGACCGACGATGATCGCAACAAGCCTGAGGATTACACAGTTCCACCGTATTGGGTTCCATTTCCAACCAAGGTAGCATATCGGTTGTTCGAAGTTTTGAAAATCTACGACAATGTAAGTGGTGATGATGGAGCTATTTCGGTTTTCCGAAGTTTCGTAGAAGTCTTGAGAGGTTGTGATGTTGTGGCTGTGAGAACTTGCACGGAGTTCGAACCCGAATGGTTGAATCTTTTGCAAGATGTCCATCGGAAGCCCCTTTTTCCGGTTGGTGTGCTAGCACCAAAAGCAACAGACGACGAAGAATGGAGGTCGATCAAGGAGTGGTTAGATTTGCAACCCAAACGCTCGGTGGTGTATATTGCGTTTGGTACGGAAGCCAAACTTAGACAAGACGAGCTCACCGAGATAGCTCATGGATTAGAGCTATCTGGATTGCCTTTCTTCTGGGTTCTTAGACTCCATCATGGTCCATTGGATTCTGAGCTTCAACTACCAGAAGGGTTCGAAGAACGAAGCAAAGGCCGCGGAATTGTGTGCACCACTTGGGCACCCCAGATCAAGATTTTAGCTCATGACTCTGTTGGAGGGTTCTTGAGCCATTCAGGATGGAGTTCTGTGGTGGAAGCTCTTCAGTTTTCGATACCGCTAGTGTTTTTCACGATTGCCAATGATCAAGGCCTGAATTGCTCACTTTTTGTGGAGAAAAAAATTGGGTATGCGATTCCTAGAGACGAACGGGACGGGTCGTTTACGAGGCAAGGTGTGGCTGATTCGCTGAGACTCGTTGCTGTGGAAGAAGAGGGAAAGTGTTATAGAGACAAGGCCAAGGAGATGAGTGAGCTGTTTGGTGACAAGGTTAGACAGGCGAAGTACGTGGATAAGTTTGTAGATCACCTTATAACTAACAGACCTCAAAAAAAAGCAGAAGATTATGGAAAGAAAGTAAATGAAAATGTCTAG
- the LOC107425141 gene encoding uncharacterized protein LOC107425141, translating into MALLGDDGRGYELARKLEACGVWRAWLGESSHANFFHYLNSPSTWEVFMRVDETKSRAQIQLQLRVRALLFDKASVSLFLRSNPSSSSSSSSSSLAISKLNPTYLQLHGDDVYFTLENSSSSDGVQQRETAVQSNTVSSKIQSKGSFGVGSRYGESEVDNMSQRYRNEELPETWYNQFIEKYKISKPYRLVSQGDRELEKRTPEEMSAYVKHLEKHKKRRLAFKEDQYMGYGSSILENALHMHPNSVLDGSTSSDDDTFFFPETMFTLNCVPDSALPATNKAEDNQKIEFYGVLDTLPRVMTRSPVMIERLGIRPEYLGMDHGGSLYRGKSGSGVNKKSLSQEQASQFSQKVIARMLTNVGFEGATEVPIEVFSQLMTCHISKLGHILKVLADSYRKQCSAIELLKMFLQTVGYSNFGPLAEQVKDGSRILVQQSQPQVQGVQPQLQPQQQGSVQLPQPMSRQQMQMQQLAAFQQKQQQQQQLERMRRRQPATPRPAMEMDKDRPMVQVKIENPPDLPMDGNSFNSFSNRHPQMQFRPQQMAALSNMAMSNVHGQTSNQFRQMASLQIPQVQTQQSMGVVRAPPVKVEGFQELMGGDASSKHDSEENRLTSPSK; encoded by the exons ATGGCTCTGCTCGGGGACGATGGTCGCGGCTACGAGTTGGCTCGGAAGCTGGAAGCTTGCGGCGTATGGAGGGCGTGGCTCGGCGAGTCGAGCCACGCCAATTTCTTTCATTACCTGAACTCGCCTTCCACTTGGGAAGTCTTCATGAGAGTCGACGAAACCAAATCTAGGGCTCAGATCCAACTCCAACTTAGGGTTCGAGCTCTCCTATTCGACAAAGCCAGTGTTTCGCTCTTCCTTCGCTCcaatccttcttcttcttcttcttcatcttcttcgtcTCTTGCTATTTCCAAGCTCAATCCTACTT ATTTGCAGTTGCATGGTGACGATGTTTACTTCACTCTGGAGAATTCTTCTTCCTCAGATGGCGTTCAACAGCGAGAGACTGCTGTTCAATCCAATACGGTGTCGTCCAAG ATTCAATCGAAAGGATCTTTTGGTGTCGGATCGAGATATGGTGAATCTGAAGTTGATAATATGTCTCAGAGATATAGGAATGAGGAGCTACCCGAAACATGGTATAATcagtttattgaaaaatataaaattagcaaGCCCTATAGGTTGGTGTCACAGGGGGACCGAGAATTGGAAAAACGCACACCAGAGGAGATGTCTGCTTATGTCAAGCATCTTGAGAAGCATAAGAAAAGACGCTTAGCGTTTAAGGAAGATCAGTATATGGGTTATGGAAGTTCAATCTTGGAAAATGCCTTACACATGCATCCAAATTCTGTTCTAGATGGCAGTACTTCAAGTGATGATGATACATTTTTCTTCCCAGAGACAATGTTTACTTTGAACTGTGTTCCTGATAGTGCACTCCCCGCCACAAATAAAGCTGAAGACAACCAGAAGATAGAGTTTTATGGAGTTCTTGATACCCTGCCTCGGGTTATGACTAGGAGTCCTGTTATGATTGAGAGACTTGGTATCAGGCCTGAGTACCTCGGCATGGATCATGGAGGAAGTTTATATCGTGGGAAATCTGGGTCTGGAGTAAACAAAAAATCTCTTAGTCAAGAGCAAGCATCGCAATTTTCTCAAAAGGTAATAGCTCGTATGTTAACAAATGTGGGTTTTGAAGGTGCCACAGAAGTTCCAATTGAAGTCTTCTCTCAGTTGATGACCTGTCATATCAGTAAGCTGGGTCACATATTGAAAGTTCTTGCTGATAGTTACAGAAAGCAGTGCTCAGCCATTGAACTACTAAAGATGTTCCTCCAAACAGTGGGATATAG TAATTTTGGGCCTTTAGCAGAGCAAGTCAAAGATGGCTCCAGGATTCTTGTTCAACAAAGTCAGCCGCAAGTTCAAGGGGTTCAGCCACAATTGCAACCACAGCAGCAGGGTTCCGTTCAATTGCCTCAGCCA ATGTCTAGACAACAAATGCAGATGCAGCAACTGGCTGCTTTTCAGCAAAagcaacagcagcagcagcagctggAGAGAATGAGGCGACGTCAGCCGGCCACTCCTCGCCCTGCAATGGAGATGGATAAAGATAGACCCATGGTACAGGTCAAAATTGAAAACCCACCAGATTTACCAATGGATGGTAATTCCTTCAACAGTTTCAGTAATAGACACCCACAAATGCAGTTCAGACCCCAGCAAATGGCTGCATTATCGAATATGGCTATGTCAAATGTCCATGGGCAGACAAGCAATCAGTTTAGACAGATGGCTTCGCTACAAATTCCTCAAGTTCAGACACAGCAATCAATGGGTGTTGTTAGGGCTCCTCCAGTTAAGGTCGAAGGTTTTCAGGAGTTGATGGGTGGAGATGCTTCATCAAAGCATGATTCGGAGGAAAACAGGCTTACTTCCCCTTCCAAGTAA